CCGTGGTCGCGGCCCTGACGGTCTACGGCATCCTGGTGCTGTACTCCGCCGGGCAGACCGACGTCCCGACGGCGGCGGCGCACCTCTGGAGCCGACAGCTCGTCTGGCTGGCGATGGCCCTCGTCGGGGCGGTGCTCGTGACGCGCGTCTCGCCCCGACTGCTCGAGTGGGCGGCGCCGGCCTGCTACGCGATCGGCCTGCTCGTGCTGCTCGTCACGCTGGCGATCGGGACGGGCGGCGGCACGGCGGCGTCGTCCCGGTCCTGGATCACCGTCGGCGGCGTCCGGCTGGGACAGCCCTCGGAGCTGGTCAAGCTCACCGTCATCCTGATGCTGGCGCGCTACCTCGCGGCCCGGCGCGACCCGCCGAATTCCATGCGCGAGCTGGTGTTGCCGTGTCTCATCGCCGGCGTGCCGGCGGGCCTGGTGGTGCTCCAGCCCGACCTGGGCAGCGCCATCGTCTTCGGCGGCATCCTCTTCGCCATGCTCTACTGGGCCGGCGTGCGCATCCCCCTGCTCGTGCTGCTCGCCTCCCCGATCGCATCGCTCTTCCTCGCCTTCTCCATTCCGACCTGGGCCGGCTGGACGGCGCTCTTGTGCCTGCTGCTGCTCATCTGGCGGCCGTACGTCTGGGAAGGGCTCG
This region of Gemmatimonadales bacterium genomic DNA includes:
- the rodA gene encoding rod shape-determining protein RodA, with the protein product VVAALTVYGILVLYSAGQTDVPTAAAHLWSRQLVWLAMALVGAVLVTRVSPRLLEWAAPACYAIGLLVLLVTLAIGTGGGTAASSRSWITVGGVRLGQPSELVKLTVILMLARYLAARRDPPNSMRELVLPCLIAGVPAGLVVLQPDLGSAIVFGGILFAMLYWAGVRIPLLVLLASPIASLFLAFSIPTWAGWTALLCLLLLIWRPYVWEGLAVLGANLLTGNLARPLWKHLAPYQQHRFISFLNPDADPRATGWHIIQSKIAIGSGGWLGKGFTLGTQKRLAFLPAQPTDFIFSVVGEELGFIGVLVALWLFFALLAMLIRAARRSPDPFGGMVAFGVAGLFFTHIFENVGMTANVMPITGIPLPFFSYGGSFLLACFLAIGLAMRVAREGQELGYHGL